One Methanobrevibacter sp. V74 DNA window includes the following coding sequences:
- the cobK gene encoding precorrin-6A reductase: protein MKILLLGGTKDSTNIIQHIKEKYDAYILTTTTTEYGGKLAKKAGSDEVISRPLLKDEITDLIKKQSFEILIDATHPFAEHITKTSVSISNELNLTYIRFERPTTNLENIDTSYVHYVNSFDDAGKLIKKEFKEGNVLHFAGANTMEDIMKYVSADRFYPRILKVESSIVKCEKLGVDPSHIIPMNGAASIEENIELMEKYDASVMITKESGDIGGVIEKIQAANEKDVGVVMIQRPKIDELNKNNIVSNLEELDIKLKKLF, encoded by the coding sequence ATGAAAATATTATTACTCGGCGGAACCAAAGACTCTACCAATATTATCCAACACATTAAAGAAAAATATGATGCATATATTTTAACAACCACAACTACTGAATATGGTGGAAAATTAGCTAAAAAAGCAGGTAGTGACGAAGTCATATCCCGCCCTCTTCTTAAGGATGAAATAACTGATCTTATTAAAAAACAAAGTTTTGAAATATTAATTGATGCAACACATCCATTTGCAGAACACATTACCAAAACTAGCGTAAGTATTTCTAATGAGTTGAACCTAACATATATTCGCTTTGAGAGACCTACCACCAACCTTGAAAATATAGACACATCATACGTCCATTATGTTAATTCCTTTGACGATGCGGGGAAATTAATTAAAAAGGAATTTAAGGAAGGTAATGTGTTGCATTTTGCAGGAGCTAACACTATGGAAGACATCATGAAATATGTTTCAGCAGATAGATTCTATCCAAGAATTTTAAAAGTAGAAAGTTCAATTGTGAAATGTGAAAAATTAGGTGTTGATCCGTCCCATATTATTCCAATGAATGGTGCTGCAAGTATTGAAGAAAATATTGAGTTAATGGAGAAATATGATGCAAGCGTGATGATTACCAAAGAAAGCGGTGACATTGGAGGAGTTATTGAAAAAATCCAAGCAGCAAATGAAAAAGATGTTGGTGTGGTAATGATTCAAAGACCAAAAATAGATGAATTAAATAAAAACAACATAGTATCTAATTTAGAGGAATTAGATATTAAATTAAAAAAACTTTTTTAA
- the tuf gene encoding translation elongation factor EF-1 subunit alpha, whose amino-acid sequence MAKEKEHLNLAFIGHVDHGKSTLVGHLLLKAGAIAEQQLDDGENKFRFVMDKLGEERERGVTIDLAHQKFSTKKYDYTVVDCPGHRDFVKNMITGASQADAGVLVVAADDGIMPQTKEHVFLSRTLGINQLIVAINKIDLVDYSEDKYNELKEEVSNLIKTVGFNPKDVPFIPLSAFEGDNIKEASENTSWYKGDSLIDALDKLTPPEKPTNLPLRIPIQDVYSITGVGTVPVGRVETGLMKKGDNVIFEPSGASGEVKSIEMHHEVFDVAEPGDNIGFNVRGVGKNDIRRGDVAGHIDSAPTVAKEFDAQVVVLQHPGVITVGYTPVFHCHTSQVACTFLELSKKLNPATGAVDEENPDFLKTGNAAIVKIKPTKPMCLENAKEIPQMGRFAIRDMGQTVAAGLCLNVTSAK is encoded by the coding sequence ATGGCAAAAGAAAAAGAACATCTTAACTTAGCATTTATTGGACACGTTGACCACGGAAAATCCACTTTAGTTGGACATTTATTATTAAAAGCTGGTGCAATTGCTGAACAACAATTAGACGACGGTGAAAACAAATTCAGATTTGTTATGGACAAATTAGGGGAAGAAAGGGAAAGAGGAGTAACTATCGATTTAGCTCACCAAAAATTCTCCACTAAAAAATACGACTACACTGTAGTAGATTGTCCTGGACACAGAGACTTCGTTAAAAACATGATCACTGGTGCTTCCCAAGCAGACGCTGGTGTTTTAGTAGTTGCAGCAGATGACGGTATTATGCCTCAGACTAAAGAACACGTATTCTTATCCAGAACTTTAGGTATTAATCAATTAATCGTTGCAATTAACAAAATCGATTTAGTCGATTACTCTGAAGACAAATACAATGAATTAAAAGAAGAAGTTAGTAACTTAATCAAAACCGTAGGTTTCAATCCTAAGGATGTACCTTTCATCCCATTATCTGCATTTGAAGGGGACAACATTAAAGAAGCAAGTGAAAACACTTCTTGGTACAAAGGCGACAGTTTAATTGATGCTTTAGATAAATTAACTCCACCTGAAAAACCTACTAATTTACCTTTAAGAATTCCTATTCAAGATGTTTACTCCATTACTGGTGTAGGAACTGTACCTGTAGGAAGAGTAGAAACTGGTTTAATGAAAAAAGGAGACAATGTTATCTTTGAACCTTCTGGAGCTTCCGGAGAAGTTAAATCTATCGAAATGCACCACGAAGTATTCGATGTAGCTGAACCTGGTGATAACATTGGTTTCAACGTAAGAGGTGTAGGTAAAAACGATATCAGAAGAGGAGACGTAGCTGGTCACATCGACTCTGCTCCTACTGTTGCTAAAGAATTTGATGCTCAAGTTGTTGTTTTACAACACCCTGGTGTAATTACTGTTGGATACACTCCAGTATTCCACTGCCACACTTCCCAAGTAGCATGTACTTTCTTAGAATTATCTAAAAAATTAAACCCTGCTACCGGTGCTGTTGACGAAGAAAACCCTGACTTCTTAAAAACAGGTAATGCAGCTATTGTTAAAATTAAACCTACCAAACCAATGTGTCTCGAAAATGCAAAAGAAATCCCTCAAATGGGTAGATTTGCTATCAGAGATATGGGTCAAACTGTTGCTGCAGGTTTATGTCTTAATGTTACTTCAGCTAAATAA
- a CDS encoding calcium-translocating P-type ATPase, PMCA-type yields MENPLSKFNTSKNGLTNEEVIERQNKYGLNKIEDKKPTHLVILFLEQFVDILIGLLLIAAAAAYVIGDVIDAGVIVLAVLLNVVMGFIQEYRSQKAMESLKSLIVKKAAVKRNNIIEEINSENITIGDIVVLDEGDKVPADLIIIEANDMTCDESTLTGESAAVSKEVGDELFMDTNILSGNCLGVVKSIGMNTQIGEIAKIIQEDDEETPLKIKVRKLGKTLSVIAIIVCIAIFILESFKGIPIVETFMTAVSLAVAAIPEGLPAVLTLTLALGMSQMAKSDAIVRKLLSVETLGSCTIICSDKTGTLTENKMTVVDSYYTNEDKTLKIGKLCNNASINKGEAIGNQTDGAIMKYCQDCEVDLERLDEIPLDSNRKMMTTIHRLDSENKIILTKGAPEIILDKCKYIDNDGNIEILDAESKENILKKVNEMSDKALRVIGFAYKINDDEKIETNLTFTGLLGLIDPPKSDVKQAVSDCKKAGITVKMITGDYEKTACAIARDLGILTDGKSITCEELSKLTTEEYLAIAEDIQVYARVKPAQKMKIVEALKQTGNVVAMTGDGVNDAPALKKASIGVAMGDGTDVAKESSDMILQNDDFSTIVKAIKEGRKIYDNIKRFVKFQVSTNVGAILTIVGTSLLSLPLPFNPVQLLWLNIVMDGPPAQTLGIEGAERDLMERPPETGDILTRKTLTEILISGIVMAIGTICVFAYQLSINSTESKAMTVAFTLFVMYQLFNAYNGKANSEKRSIYLYVAIITSFILQLLIIYIPQLQIIFRTSSINLTDWIMIMIVASTIIITKKVMNSVIK; encoded by the coding sequence ATGGAAAACCCCTTATCAAAATTTAACACTTCAAAAAATGGATTGACTAATGAAGAAGTCATTGAAAGACAGAATAAGTATGGTTTAAATAAAATTGAAGATAAAAAACCAACCCATTTAGTTATATTATTTTTAGAACAATTTGTAGATATTTTAATAGGGCTTCTTTTAATTGCGGCAGCTGCAGCTTATGTGATTGGAGACGTTATAGATGCAGGAGTCATTGTTCTTGCAGTATTGTTAAATGTTGTTATGGGATTTATTCAAGAATATCGATCCCAAAAAGCAATGGAAAGTCTTAAAAGTTTAATTGTTAAAAAGGCAGCGGTTAAGAGAAATAATATTATTGAAGAAATTAATTCCGAAAATATAACCATTGGAGATATTGTTGTTCTTGATGAAGGGGACAAAGTACCTGCAGATTTAATCATAATTGAAGCTAATGATATGACATGTGATGAATCCACGTTAACCGGAGAATCCGCAGCAGTTTCTAAAGAAGTTGGTGATGAATTATTTATGGATACCAATATTTTATCTGGAAACTGTCTAGGAGTCGTTAAATCAATTGGGATGAACACGCAAATAGGTGAAATTGCAAAGATCATTCAGGAAGACGATGAAGAGACCCCACTTAAGATTAAAGTAAGGAAATTAGGAAAAACACTATCCGTAATTGCAATCATTGTTTGTATTGCCATTTTTATTCTAGAGTCATTTAAAGGAATTCCTATTGTTGAGACATTTATGACTGCAGTTTCCCTTGCCGTCGCTGCAATTCCCGAAGGTCTTCCGGCAGTTTTAACATTGACCCTTGCTTTAGGAATGTCTCAAATGGCAAAATCCGATGCAATTGTCAGAAAATTATTATCAGTTGAAACTCTAGGTTCATGTACCATCATTTGCAGTGACAAAACAGGCACTTTAACTGAAAACAAAATGACCGTTGTTGATTCCTATTACACTAATGAAGATAAAACATTGAAAATTGGAAAACTATGCAATAATGCCAGTATCAATAAAGGAGAGGCCATAGGTAATCAGACAGACGGTGCGATTATGAAATACTGTCAAGACTGTGAAGTAGACCTGGAAAGACTTGATGAAATCCCACTTGACAGTAATCGTAAAATGATGACAACGATACATAGATTGGATAGTGAAAACAAGATTATTTTAACAAAGGGTGCACCAGAAATAATTTTAGACAAATGCAAATACATAGATAATGATGGAAATATTGAAATTCTTGATGCTGAAAGTAAGGAAAACATATTGAAAAAAGTTAATGAAATGAGTGATAAGGCATTAAGAGTAATTGGTTTTGCATACAAAATAAATGATGATGAAAAAATAGAAACAAATTTAACATTTACAGGATTGCTTGGACTAATTGATCCCCCAAAAAGTGATGTTAAACAAGCAGTGAGCGATTGTAAAAAGGCTGGAATTACTGTTAAAATGATAACAGGAGATTATGAAAAAACAGCATGTGCAATCGCAAGAGATTTGGGAATATTGACTGATGGAAAGTCAATAACCTGTGAAGAGCTAAGTAAACTTACAACAGAAGAATACTTAGCTATTGCAGAGGATATTCAAGTATATGCAAGAGTGAAACCGGCGCAAAAAATGAAAATTGTTGAAGCGCTAAAACAAACTGGCAATGTTGTTGCAATGACCGGGGATGGTGTAAACGATGCACCTGCACTTAAAAAAGCATCTATTGGAGTGGCAATGGGTGATGGAACCGATGTTGCAAAAGAATCATCAGATATGATTTTGCAAAATGATGATTTTTCCACAATTGTAAAGGCAATTAAAGAAGGCCGTAAAATTTATGACAATATTAAAAGATTTGTTAAATTCCAAGTATCAACAAATGTTGGAGCAATACTAACAATTGTTGGAACATCACTTTTAAGTTTACCCCTGCCATTTAACCCCGTTCAATTATTATGGTTAAATATTGTTATGGACGGACCTCCAGCTCAAACATTAGGAATTGAAGGAGCCGAAAGAGATTTAATGGAACGTCCGCCTGAAACCGGAGATATCCTAACCCGAAAGACATTGACTGAAATTCTAATCTCAGGCATAGTAATGGCAATTGGAACTATCTGCGTATTTGCTTACCAGTTAAGCATTAATTCGACTGAAAGTAAAGCGATGACAGTTGCATTTACATTATTCGTGATGTATCAGCTATTTAATGCATATAACGGAAAAGCAAACTCCGAAAAAAGAAGCATTTATTTGTATGTAGCAATTATTACTTCATTCATACTCCAATTATTGATCATATACATACCTCAATTGCAAATTATATTCAGAACATCATCAATTAATTTAACTGATTGGATAATGATTATGATTGTAGCATCAACAATCATTATTACTAAAAAAGTAATGAATAGTGTGATAAAATGA
- a CDS encoding elongation factor EF-2 produces the protein MSRRDKMIAKIKELMYEPEQIRNIGICAHIDHGKTTLSDNLLAGAGMISEDLAGDQRFLDFDEQEQARGITIDAANVSMVHDYKEKEYLINLIDTPGHVDFGGDVTRAMRAVDGAVVVVCAVEGIMPQTETVFRQALKENVKPVLFINKVDRLINELKLEPEELQNRFLKIFMEANKLIRNMAPEDKKEEWKLNFTDGSVAFGSAYHNWAINVPTMQETGINFKDIIDYCNADNEKELAQKVPLSDVLLGMVVEHLPSPKEAQEYRVPNIWDGDIDSPAGECMINTSPDGPLAVMVTNVSVDKHAGEIATGRVYGGAIEKGTEVYLVGSHGKSRVQQVGVYFGPERVNTDRVPAGNIVYVAGAKGAIAGETLCSPEDKIKEFEGLEHISEPVVTVAVEAKNTKDLPKLIEVLRQTGKEDPTVKIDINEETGEHLVSGMGELHLEVIGYRINDKGVDITTSEPIVVYRETVRQLSPQVEGKSPNKHNRFYITVEPIEPELYDAIQNGEIKDGRVKGKESANDFMEHGLEKDEARRVWAVHNRSIFLNMTRGIQYLDEVKELLLEGFESTLENGPLGNEISIGLKFKLHDAKLHEDAIHRGPAQVLPAIRNAILGSMMLAEPALLEPMQKVVIDTPNDYMGSCTREIQNRRGQIVNMGQEGDMARIESKVPVAEMFGFAGDIRSAAEGRCLWSTEIAGFEPLPREMQNQIVKEIRQRKGLSAEPFPASHYLGDL, from the coding sequence TTGAGTAGAAGAGACAAAATGATTGCAAAAATCAAAGAATTAATGTATGAACCTGAACAAATCAGAAATATTGGTATCTGTGCTCATATCGATCACGGTAAAACCACTTTATCAGATAACCTTCTTGCAGGTGCAGGAATGATTTCCGAAGACCTAGCTGGTGACCAAAGATTCTTAGATTTTGATGAACAAGAACAAGCTCGTGGTATTACTATTGATGCAGCTAACGTATCTATGGTACACGATTACAAAGAAAAAGAATATTTAATTAACTTAATTGATACTCCTGGTCACGTTGACTTTGGAGGGGATGTAACTCGTGCAATGAGAGCTGTAGATGGTGCAGTAGTTGTAGTTTGTGCTGTAGAAGGTATCATGCCTCAAACTGAAACTGTATTCAGACAAGCATTAAAAGAAAATGTAAAACCTGTATTATTCATCAACAAAGTTGACAGATTGATCAACGAGTTAAAATTAGAACCTGAAGAGTTACAAAACAGATTCTTAAAAATCTTCATGGAAGCTAATAAATTAATTAGAAACATGGCTCCTGAAGACAAAAAAGAGGAATGGAAATTAAATTTCACTGATGGTAGTGTAGCATTCGGTTCCGCATACCACAACTGGGCTATTAATGTTCCAACTATGCAAGAAACAGGAATCAACTTTAAGGATATTATTGATTACTGTAATGCCGATAATGAAAAAGAACTAGCACAAAAAGTACCATTATCTGATGTATTATTGGGTATGGTAGTGGAACACTTACCTTCTCCTAAAGAAGCTCAAGAATACAGAGTGCCTAACATTTGGGATGGAGACATTGACTCTCCTGCTGGCGAATGTATGATAAATACTTCTCCTGATGGACCTTTAGCAGTAATGGTTACCAACGTGTCTGTAGATAAACACGCTGGTGAAATCGCTACTGGTAGGGTATACGGAGGAGCTATTGAAAAAGGTACAGAAGTATACCTTGTCGGTTCTCACGGAAAATCTAGAGTGCAACAAGTTGGTGTTTACTTCGGTCCTGAAAGGGTTAATACTGATAGGGTTCCTGCAGGTAACATTGTATATGTCGCTGGTGCAAAAGGAGCTATTGCTGGTGAAACTTTATGTTCTCCTGAAGACAAAATTAAAGAGTTCGAAGGTTTGGAACACATTTCAGAACCTGTAGTTACTGTAGCTGTAGAAGCTAAAAATACCAAAGACTTACCAAAATTAATTGAAGTATTAAGACAAACTGGTAAAGAAGATCCTACAGTTAAAATTGATATTAACGAAGAAACTGGCGAACACTTAGTCTCTGGTATGGGTGAACTTCACTTGGAGGTTATCGGTTACAGAATCAATGACAAAGGTGTAGATATCACCACATCAGAACCGATTGTTGTATACAGAGAAACTGTAAGACAATTATCTCCACAAGTTGAAGGTAAATCCCCTAACAAACATAACAGATTCTACATTACTGTTGAACCTATTGAACCTGAGCTTTACGATGCAATCCAAAATGGCGAAATCAAAGATGGTAGAGTAAAAGGTAAAGAATCAGCTAATGACTTCATGGAACATGGTTTAGAAAAAGATGAAGCCAGAAGAGTTTGGGCTGTTCACAACAGAAGTATTTTCCTTAACATGACTCGTGGTATTCAATACTTAGATGAAGTTAAAGAGTTATTACTTGAAGGATTCGAATCAACTTTAGAAAACGGTCCATTAGGAAATGAAATTTCCATTGGATTAAAATTCAAACTCCATGATGCAAAACTTCACGAAGATGCGATTCACAGAGGACCTGCTCAAGTATTGCCTGCTATCAGAAACGCTATCTTAGGTTCCATGATGCTTGCTGAACCTGCATTACTTGAACCAATGCAAAAAGTAGTCATTGACACTCCTAATGATTACATGGGGTCATGTACTCGCGAAATACAAAACAGAAGAGGTCAAATTGTTAACATGGGTCAGGAAGGAGACATGGCAAGAATTGAATCTAAAGTTCCTGTAGCTGAAATGTTTGGTTTTGCTGGGGATATTAGATCCGCTGCTGAAGGCAGATGTTTATGGTCTACTGAAATTGCAGGATTTGAACCACTTCCACGTGAAATGCAAAATCAAATCGTAAAAGAAATCAGACAAAGAAAAGGCTTATCTGCAGAACCATTCCCTGCAAGCCACTACTTAGGTGATTTATGA
- a CDS encoding NusA-like transcription termination signal-binding factor, producing MSIKFSANEIRFIALFENMTGAMVKDCIIDDERGKVTFVVKNGDMGLAIGKKGSSVSKVQRAVDKGIEIVELDDDPIQFIKNCLSPAKLQSVKISQKQSGERIAIVTTDNVNKRIAIGKNGINIERAKLLVNRQYNIDNIILK from the coding sequence GTGTCTATTAAATTTAGTGCAAATGAAATCAGATTCATAGCTCTTTTTGAAAATATGACTGGAGCAATGGTAAAGGATTGCATTATCGATGATGAACGTGGAAAAGTCACATTTGTAGTTAAAAATGGTGACATGGGACTTGCAATTGGTAAAAAAGGAAGTTCCGTATCTAAAGTTCAAAGAGCAGTTGATAAAGGTATTGAAATTGTAGAGTTAGATGATGATCCAATACAATTTATTAAAAATTGTTTATCTCCTGCAAAATTACAATCTGTTAAAATATCTCAAAAGCAATCTGGTGAGAGAATAGCTATTGTCACGACAGATAATGTCAATAAACGTATCGCTATCGGTAAGAACGGAATCAATATTGAAAGAGCTAAATTATTAGTGAATAGGCAATATAATATTGATAATATTATTTTAAAATAG
- the rpsJ gene encoding 30S ribosomal protein S10 codes for MNQARIKLTGTDPEKLAYVCDQLKKIAERTGVDLSGPIPLPTKKLVVPTRKSPDGEGKASWEKWELRIHKRLIGIGADERAMRQVMKVNVPDNVSIEIELKG; via the coding sequence ATGAATCAAGCAAGAATTAAACTCACTGGAACTGATCCAGAAAAATTAGCATATGTTTGCGATCAACTTAAAAAAATCGCTGAAAGAACTGGTGTTGATTTGTCTGGTCCGATTCCGTTACCTACTAAAAAATTAGTAGTACCAACAAGAAAATCTCCTGATGGAGAAGGAAAAGCTTCTTGGGAAAAATGGGAACTCAGGATTCATAAACGTTTAATCGGTATTGGAGCTGATGAACGTGCTATGAGACAAGTTATGAAAGTCAACGTTCCTGATAATGTAAGTATTGAAATCGAACTTAAAGGTTAA
- a CDS encoding 30S ribosomal protein S12, with protein MPGLFAAKKLKKNRQNFKWKDVDYKRKALRLDVKADPLEGAPQARGIVIEKVGIEAKQPNSAIRKCVRVQLIKNGKQLTAFAPGDGAIGFIDEHDEVMIEGIGGPSGRSMGDIPGVRWKVSKVNNVALSEMVSGKIEKPVR; from the coding sequence ATGCCAGGACTTTTTGCTGCAAAAAAACTTAAAAAGAACAGACAAAATTTTAAGTGGAAAGATGTAGATTATAAAAGGAAAGCTTTAAGATTAGATGTTAAAGCAGATCCTTTAGAAGGAGCTCCTCAAGCAAGAGGAATTGTAATTGAGAAAGTGGGGATAGAAGCAAAACAACCTAACTCTGCTATTCGTAAATGTGTACGTGTTCAGTTAATCAAAAACGGTAAACAATTGACTGCTTTTGCACCAGGTGACGGAGCTATTGGTTTTATCGATGAACACGATGAAGTAATGATTGAAGGAATTGGAGGGCCGTCTGGAAGATCCATGGGTGATATTCCTGGAGTCCGTTGGAAAGTTTCCAAAGTTAATAATGTAGCTTTATCAGAAATGGTAAGTGGAAAAATAGAGAAACCTGTAAGATAA
- the rpoA2 gene encoding DNA-directed RNA polymerase subunit A'' — MDDIETKVIETITQLNDDENLGIDFPESYIEDLSKAYIKSELTDDELAELIRKLKQAYDRAHVEAGEAVGTVAAQSVGEPGTQMTMRTFHYAGVTELNVTLGLPRLIEIVDARKDIATPTMNIYFNEEKRNDEEFVKTLANQIGKSTINDILLDFNLNYGTMEVEAKLDSKKIEEKRLDREEINRAIEKHFKKADINGDKVVIPSSKSDKSDSKFEIRELRLLADKVRDLQISGIKNIGKVIIRRDDKEFIIHTEGSNLKEILDMDGIDYIRTTTNNIHEIGEVLGIEAARQSIINEAQNTLSEQGLSVDVRHIMLVADIMTSEGHVKSIGRHGISGEKSSVLARAAFEETGKHLLNASIRGEVDDLTGIIENIIIGQPIPLGTGSVGVKMDYKNE; from the coding sequence ATGGATGATATTGAAACTAAAGTAATAGAAACTATTACTCAGCTTAATGATGATGAAAATTTAGGTATTGATTTTCCAGAAAGTTATATTGAAGATTTATCAAAAGCTTATATTAAAAGTGAGTTAACTGACGATGAATTAGCTGAACTTATCAGGAAACTTAAACAAGCCTATGACCGAGCTCACGTTGAAGCTGGCGAGGCTGTTGGAACAGTAGCTGCACAGTCTGTAGGTGAACCTGGTACTCAGATGACTATGCGTACTTTTCACTATGCAGGGGTAACTGAGTTAAACGTAACATTAGGTCTTCCAAGACTTATTGAAATTGTTGATGCAAGAAAAGATATCGCTACTCCAACCATGAATATTTATTTTAATGAAGAAAAACGTAACGATGAAGAATTTGTCAAAACTTTAGCCAATCAGATTGGTAAAAGTACCATAAATGATATTCTTTTAGATTTCAACTTAAACTATGGTACTATGGAAGTTGAAGCGAAATTAGATTCTAAAAAGATCGAAGAGAAAAGACTTGACCGAGAAGAGATTAATAGAGCAATTGAAAAACATTTCAAAAAAGCCGATATCAATGGTGATAAAGTTGTCATTCCTTCTTCAAAATCTGACAAATCTGATTCCAAATTCGAAATTCGTGAACTTCGTTTATTAGCAGATAAAGTTCGTGATTTACAAATTAGTGGTATTAAGAATATAGGTAAAGTCATTATCCGTCGTGATGATAAAGAATTTATTATACATACCGAAGGTTCAAACCTTAAAGAAATTCTGGATATGGATGGTATTGACTATATTAGAACCACTACTAACAATATTCATGAAATCGGCGAAGTTTTAGGTATTGAAGCAGCTCGCCAATCAATTATTAATGAAGCTCAAAATACCCTTTCTGAACAAGGTCTTAGTGTTGATGTAAGACATATCATGTTAGTTGCAGATATTATGACTTCTGAGGGTCATGTCAAATCCATTGGAAGACATGGTATTAGTGGTGAAAAATCAAGTGTTTTAGCTCGTGCAGCTTTTGAAGAAACAGGTAAACATTTACTTAACGCAAGTATTCGTGGTGAAGTGGATGATTTAACAGGTATCATCGAAAATATTATTATTGGACAACCAATACCTCTTGGTACCGGTTCCGTCGGTGTCAAAATGGATTATAAAAATGAATAG
- a CDS encoding 50S ribosomal protein L30e has translation MMDVDRGIRVAVDTGDVTLGSEKSIQSLKLGKGQLVVVAANAPKEIIEDVEYYANLSEIPSVVYDGSSVDLGSVCGKPFTVATLIVNDPGDSTILDDLR, from the coding sequence ATGATGGACGTAGATAGAGGAATCAGGGTTGCTGTTGACACTGGAGATGTAACATTAGGCTCTGAAAAATCAATTCAATCTTTAAAATTAGGAAAAGGCCAACTTGTAGTAGTTGCTGCTAATGCTCCTAAAGAAATTATTGAAGATGTTGAATATTATGCAAATCTTTCCGAAATTCCATCCGTTGTATATGATGGAAGCAGTGTGGATTTGGGTTCTGTTTGTGGTAAACCTTTCACAGTTGCTACATTAATCGTAAACGATCCAGGAGATTCTACAATATTAGACGATTTGAGGTAG
- a CDS encoding 30S ribosomal protein S7 yields MSKLFNKWDLDEVKVEDLGLVKYICLDETLVPHTSGRHVKRQFAKSKVSIVERLMNKVMRTHLNSGKKNKAYNTVKEALEIINKRTKKNPVQVLVTAVENTAPREETTRIKYGGIGYQVAVDISPQRRVDLSLGFLTRGTLQSSFKNRKSVAECLADELILASEGDSRSFALQKAEEKERVAKAAH; encoded by the coding sequence ATGAGTAAATTATTTAATAAATGGGATCTCGATGAAGTAAAAGTTGAGGACTTAGGTTTAGTAAAATATATCTGCTTAGATGAAACTTTAGTTCCACATACTTCTGGTAGACATGTAAAAAGGCAATTTGCAAAATCTAAAGTATCTATTGTTGAAAGATTAATGAATAAAGTAATGAGAACTCATCTCAACTCTGGTAAGAAAAACAAAGCTTACAATACTGTTAAAGAAGCTTTAGAAATTATTAATAAGAGAACTAAAAAGAATCCTGTTCAGGTTTTAGTTACTGCAGTTGAAAATACTGCACCTCGTGAAGAAACTACTCGTATTAAATACGGAGGTATTGGATATCAGGTTGCTGTAGATATTTCTCCGCAAAGAAGAGTTGACCTTTCATTAGGATTCTTGACTAGAGGTACTTTACAATCTTCATTCAAAAACAGAAAATCTGTTGCTGAATGTTTAGCTGATGAATTAATTCTTGCTTCTGAAGGAGATTCAAGAAGCTTCGCTTTACAAAAAGCTGAAGAGAAAGAAAGAGTTGCTAAAGCAGCACATTAA